One genomic window of bacterium BMS3Abin14 includes the following:
- the amt gene encoding ammonia channel precursor, giving the protein MKDSGHNLSRIMLFIFTTAFLSLISSPAFAGALDSGDTAWVLTSTALVLFMTIPGLSLFYGGLVRTKNVLSVLMQCFAITCVVTVLWVIGGYSIAFSANGSPILNGWFGGLSKGFLLHVGRDSMIGGIPETVFVMFQLTFAIITPALIIGSFAERMRFSAMLLFSAIWSIVVYAPVAHWVWGGGWLQSMGVMDFAGGIVVHINAGVAGLVTALYLGKRKGYPKIPMPPHSLTLSVVGAGMLWVGWFGFNGGSALAADTTAGMAILVTQISSATAACAWMLVEWIRYGKPSVLGIITGAVAGLATITPASGFVGPGGAIIIGAIAGVACFFTATSIKRAFGYDDSLDAFGVHGVGGYIGSILTGVFGASVLGGSMALNIGRQVGVQILAAVAVTVYCAVLSWIILKVVDSLIHVRVENDDELMGLDLTDHNEKGYDY; this is encoded by the coding sequence ATGAAAGATTCCGGACACAATTTATCACGTATCATGCTTTTCATTTTTACGACTGCGTTCCTTTCCCTCATTTCAAGCCCGGCATTTGCCGGCGCCCTTGATTCAGGGGACACGGCGTGGGTTCTGACATCCACTGCCCTGGTCCTGTTCATGACCATCCCGGGGCTTTCCCTCTTCTACGGTGGGTTGGTTCGCACAAAGAACGTACTGTCGGTCCTGATGCAATGCTTTGCCATTACCTGCGTGGTTACGGTGTTGTGGGTCATCGGAGGTTACAGCATTGCCTTCAGCGCCAACGGTTCACCGATCCTTAACGGGTGGTTCGGCGGCTTGTCAAAAGGATTCCTCCTGCATGTGGGAAGGGATTCCATGATCGGCGGGATACCCGAGACCGTTTTCGTCATGTTCCAGCTCACCTTCGCAATAATAACCCCGGCGCTCATCATCGGTTCTTTTGCCGAGAGGATGAGATTCTCCGCCATGCTCCTTTTTTCGGCCATCTGGTCCATCGTGGTCTATGCGCCCGTGGCCCATTGGGTCTGGGGTGGGGGATGGCTTCAGAGTATGGGAGTTATGGATTTTGCGGGCGGAATAGTTGTTCACATCAATGCCGGCGTGGCGGGTCTGGTCACTGCTCTTTACCTCGGTAAACGCAAGGGATACCCAAAGATTCCCATGCCGCCGCACAGCCTCACTCTTTCCGTGGTGGGTGCGGGAATGCTGTGGGTAGGGTGGTTCGGCTTTAATGGGGGAAGCGCTCTGGCCGCCGATACTACTGCCGGCATGGCCATCCTGGTTACCCAGATTTCCTCCGCCACGGCAGCGTGTGCATGGATGCTTGTGGAATGGATCAGGTACGGCAAGCCCAGTGTCCTGGGGATCATTACGGGAGCGGTCGCCGGCCTGGCGACCATCACCCCGGCTTCCGGTTTTGTTGGTCCCGGGGGAGCCATCATCATTGGCGCAATCGCGGGAGTGGCATGTTTCTTCACCGCCACGAGCATCAAAAGGGCTTTTGGATATGACGATTCTCTCGATGCCTTCGGCGTCCATGGCGTCGGAGGTTACATCGGGTCCATCCTCACCGGTGTTTTCGGGGCCTCCGTCCTCGGGGGCAGCATGGCACTGAACATCGGCAGGCAGGTGGGTGTTCAGATCCTGGCCGCAGTTGCGGTTACCGTCTACTGCGCTGTTTTATCCTGGATCATTCTTAAGGTCGTGGACAGCCTGATCCATGTCCGGGTAGAAAATGACGACGAGCTTATGGGACTTGACCTTACCGATCACAACGAGAAGGGATACGATTATTGA